A stretch of Imperialibacter roseus DNA encodes these proteins:
- a CDS encoding multicopper oxidase domain-containing protein: MKKIILLSTALVILFTISTRAQTDTTVYNITISEKTLNITGKDRKALAIDGQIPGPTLRFKEGDYAVIYVKNELDEETSVHWHGLILPNFYDGVPYLTTPPIEPGHTQKYEFPLVHSGTYWYHSHTGLQEQLGVYGSIVIEPKEPKFEYNKDLVLVFSDWTDENPMHVLKNLKRRNEWYSIKRNTVTPLGKVIARGGLGAQLNFWKQRMPGADIADVYYGAFLTNGTQIKEYPEFKPGEKVRVRMINASASTYYWITFGGGDPTLISADGIDVVPVKKEKLLFAIAETYDYLITIPESGKLEIRASSMDGAGQTSAYLGQGELLKAPDVPRPDYVGIMKAMSKMDMKMGAPAMIFNPKKNDGLEKMKKYGMQMKGDMNSMKMSEDTKKDDMEGMDMPSMNKMDSTQKGMTGMDHGDMKMSQGKDESVLVGAGMGPDKTYDFLKSAEPTNYSADKPVREIKFTLNGNMWRYIWSMNGKPLAEADKIKISKGEVVRITMTNLTMMNHPMHLHGHFFRVINENGEYSPLKHTLNVAPMQSITIEFDANEYGDWFFHCHILYHLEAGMARVFSYGTPRDPKLQRYPLSTLIKETNKYYSWGTAYGASHMSSLELVSSNVRNQWNLGAEIGWNQNFEADFSYERYLSDYFRVYGGVNVENETAESLDQFKSVAQVGIRYLLPYFINADLSIDNQLRPQVRFTAEYLIFRRVAIFGRYEYRSDFGAVNTLEAGKSYASEQVWNAGIDYVVSRNFSLTGTYDNRFGGGGGLTWRF, encoded by the coding sequence ATGAAAAAAATCATCCTGCTAAGTACCGCATTGGTTATTTTATTTACTATATCAACCCGTGCACAAACGGATACCACAGTATACAATATCACTATAAGTGAAAAGACCCTGAATATTACGGGGAAAGACCGCAAGGCCTTGGCCATTGATGGTCAGATACCGGGCCCCACACTTCGCTTTAAAGAGGGTGATTATGCTGTCATTTATGTTAAGAATGAGCTAGATGAAGAAACTTCTGTACACTGGCACGGTCTCATATTGCCCAACTTCTACGATGGAGTGCCTTATCTGACTACACCTCCGATAGAACCTGGCCATACGCAAAAGTATGAGTTTCCCCTAGTGCACAGTGGAACCTATTGGTACCATTCGCATACAGGGCTTCAGGAGCAACTCGGTGTTTATGGCTCCATTGTCATAGAACCAAAAGAACCAAAATTTGAATACAACAAAGATTTGGTGCTGGTTTTCTCAGACTGGACAGATGAAAATCCGATGCATGTATTAAAGAACCTTAAGCGTAGAAATGAGTGGTACTCGATCAAGCGGAATACAGTAACCCCACTTGGAAAAGTCATAGCCAGAGGCGGTTTGGGAGCCCAGCTAAACTTTTGGAAACAACGAATGCCCGGGGCAGATATCGCAGACGTTTACTACGGAGCATTTTTGACCAATGGCACACAGATAAAAGAGTATCCAGAGTTTAAGCCTGGAGAAAAGGTAAGGGTCAGAATGATAAACGCTTCTGCATCCACGTATTATTGGATAACATTTGGCGGTGGCGATCCAACTCTGATATCTGCTGATGGAATTGATGTGGTGCCTGTCAAAAAAGAGAAGTTGCTTTTTGCAATCGCTGAGACTTATGATTACCTGATAACGATTCCGGAAAGTGGCAAACTGGAAATTCGTGCCTCTTCGATGGACGGAGCGGGACAGACATCAGCCTATTTGGGGCAGGGCGAATTGCTTAAAGCTCCCGATGTGCCAAGACCTGACTATGTCGGCATCATGAAAGCCATGTCAAAAATGGACATGAAAATGGGTGCGCCAGCGATGATTTTTAATCCTAAAAAGAATGATGGGTTGGAGAAAATGAAGAAGTATGGTATGCAAATGAAAGGTGATATGAATTCCATGAAAATGTCCGAGGACACTAAAAAGGATGATATGGAGGGAATGGATATGCCATCTATGAACAAAATGGATAGTACTCAAAAAGGAATGACAGGCATGGATCATGGAGACATGAAAATGAGCCAGGGGAAAGATGAATCCGTTTTAGTGGGCGCAGGTATGGGGCCGGATAAAACTTACGATTTTCTAAAGTCGGCAGAACCTACCAACTATTCTGCAGACAAGCCTGTCCGTGAAATCAAATTCACTCTAAATGGAAACATGTGGCGTTATATATGGAGTATGAATGGTAAACCCCTCGCAGAAGCCGACAAAATCAAGATCAGTAAAGGAGAGGTAGTACGCATTACAATGACGAACCTGACCATGATGAACCATCCAATGCACCTGCACGGACATTTCTTCCGGGTGATTAACGAGAATGGCGAATACTCACCCCTCAAACATACGTTAAACGTAGCACCTATGCAGAGTATTACTATTGAATTTGACGCAAACGAATATGGTGATTGGTTTTTTCACTGCCACATACTGTATCACCTTGAAGCTGGAATGGCCCGGGTTTTTAGTTACGGAACACCCAGAGATCCAAAACTTCAGCGCTATCCTCTTTCTACCCTTATTAAGGAAACCAATAAATATTATTCCTGGGGAACGGCTTATGGCGCCAGTCATATGTCATCTTTAGAGTTGGTCTCCTCAAATGTCAGGAATCAGTGGAACCTCGGTGCAGAAATTGGATGGAATCAAAACTTTGAAGCAGACTTTTCTTACGAAAGATATTTAAGCGATTATTTCAGGGTTTATGGTGGTGTAAATGTGGAAAACGAAACCGCGGAAAGCTTAGATCAATTCAAGTCTGTTGCACAGGTCGGTATTCGATACTTGTTACCCTATTTTATCAATGCAGATCTAAGTATAGACAATCAGTTGAGACCACAGGTACGTTTTACTGCCGAGTATTTGATATTTAGAAGAGTAGCAATATTTGGACGTTATGAATACCGATCAGACTTTGGTGCGGTGAATACCCTGGAAGCAGGTAAATCCTATGCCTCCGAGCAAGTATGGAACGCAGGTATAGACTATGTAGTCTCCCGAAACTTTTCGCTCACTGGTACTTACGATAACCGCTTTGGCGGTGGGGGTGGATTGACCTGGAGGTTTTAG
- a CDS encoding VIT1/CCC1 transporter family protein: protein MKTIKTKIEPDNYLAPHFISRSNWLRAAVLGANDGILSTASLAIGVAAASEVRAPIILATLAGLVAGALSMAAGEYVSVSSQTDIEQADIEREKQELKDMPETELRRLAEIYEKRGLKKETALMVAQELTGKDALGAHVRDELGLNEISQARPIQAAFASGAAFTSGAVLPLFVTVFLPLKNMEYYLYAFAIIFLIILGALAAKTGGSSIGKAIVRITFWGTIAMGLTALVGHLFGVNLS from the coding sequence ATGAAAACCATCAAAACCAAAATAGAACCAGATAATTACCTGGCACCACACTTCATTAGTCGCAGTAACTGGTTGAGAGCAGCTGTACTTGGTGCCAATGACGGGATTTTATCCACTGCAAGTCTTGCGATTGGTGTGGCAGCAGCAAGTGAAGTTCGTGCGCCAATTATACTCGCAACACTTGCAGGATTAGTTGCAGGAGCCTTATCCATGGCTGCCGGAGAATACGTGTCTGTGAGTTCTCAAACTGATATTGAGCAAGCAGATATAGAACGTGAAAAGCAGGAGTTAAAAGATATGCCCGAAACTGAGTTAAGACGTTTGGCTGAAATTTATGAAAAAAGGGGGTTAAAAAAGGAAACAGCTCTTATGGTTGCTCAGGAGTTAACTGGAAAAGACGCCTTGGGGGCACATGTTAGAGATGAGCTAGGTTTGAATGAAATAAGTCAGGCTAGACCCATACAAGCCGCATTTGCATCAGGTGCTGCATTTACGTCAGGTGCTGTTCTCCCTCTTTTCGTAACAGTATTTCTTCCCTTAAAAAACATGGAATATTATTTATATGCGTTTGCAATAATTTTCCTTATAATTTTAGGTGCATTAGCTGCTAAAACAGGAGGCTCAAGCATTGGAAAAGCCATCGTAAGGATTACATTTTGGGGAACGATTGCAATGGGGTTAACAGCATTGGTTGGTCATTTATTTGGTGTAAACCTTAGCTAA
- a CDS encoding heavy metal translocating P-type ATPase: MKHTYKISGMTCNGCRSHVEKMLKAVEGISDVSVDLANKEAVVQMESHVPIETLKEALQKDGDRYDIHLPGSHEHHHPMPKIKKNDTGGSGKYYCPMLCEGDKKYDKPGDCPKCGMDLEKEESSKTIYTCPMHPEVEQDHPGSCPKCGMDLEPKKASADDGSEEQKAYKKMLTKFWISVAFTLPVLFIAMSEMIGVSLSGIASEKTWGWVQFALSTPVIFYSCWNFFVRGYKSIINRSPNMWTLITLGAGAAYLFSIFALLFPDIFPDQFKSEGGAVHLYFEAAVVILTLILLGQLLEAKARSQTNSAIKELLNLVPPEATVIRDGEELTIPLEHVKLDDIIKIKPGEKIPVDGEITEGKSSIDESMITGEPVPVEKSEGDNVIGGTINGTSSFQMKAQKVGSDTLLSQIIEMVNKASRTKAPIQNLADKVSSYFVPIVVSIAIIAFAVWAIWGPDPKLVYAFTSAVTVLIIACPCALGLATPMSIMVGTGKGAKQGILVKDARAIEEMHKVTTLVIDKTGTITQGRPSLQDVQSIHEKYSADAILKNAASLESSSEHPLAHAIVEGAENKGLKPQKVDDFNSITGKGITGKVDGLQIAIGNKKLLEEFDLTLDQEHDEDVKQRQLEGQTVMFVVIDKEVAGFISVADPIKESSADAIKHLQDQGLEVIMLTGDNKNTAKAVADKLGLDGYVADLLPENKYEKVKALQEEGKIVAMAGDGINDAPALAQANVGIAMGTGTDVAIESASLTLVKGELDGIVRARKLSTDVMRNIKQNLFFAFVYNMLGVPIAAGVLFPVFGLLLSPMLAAAAMSLSSVSVIGNSLRLR; this comes from the coding sequence ATGAAACACACGTATAAAATTTCCGGAATGACCTGCAATGGTTGCAGGAGTCATGTAGAGAAAATGCTCAAAGCAGTTGAGGGTATCTCTGATGTTTCTGTTGATTTAGCAAATAAGGAAGCGGTAGTTCAAATGGAGTCTCATGTTCCCATTGAGACACTTAAAGAAGCCTTGCAAAAGGACGGAGATCGCTATGACATTCACCTTCCAGGGTCACATGAGCATCATCACCCTATGCCAAAAATCAAAAAAAATGACACTGGAGGATCTGGCAAATACTATTGTCCCATGCTATGCGAAGGAGATAAGAAATATGACAAGCCAGGCGATTGTCCTAAGTGTGGAATGGATTTAGAAAAGGAAGAAAGTTCGAAAACCATTTACACCTGCCCGATGCACCCTGAAGTAGAGCAGGATCATCCGGGCTCATGTCCGAAATGTGGAATGGACTTGGAACCGAAAAAAGCCTCTGCTGATGATGGTTCGGAGGAACAGAAAGCATACAAGAAAATGCTGACCAAGTTCTGGATTTCGGTGGCTTTTACACTGCCCGTCTTATTTATCGCCATGAGTGAGATGATAGGTGTTTCTTTATCTGGGATCGCAAGCGAAAAGACCTGGGGTTGGGTGCAGTTTGCATTGAGTACACCAGTCATCTTTTACTCTTGTTGGAATTTCTTTGTGAGAGGGTACAAATCCATCATCAATCGCTCGCCGAACATGTGGACACTCATCACATTGGGAGCTGGAGCTGCATACCTGTTTAGCATTTTTGCCTTACTGTTTCCTGATATTTTCCCTGATCAATTCAAATCTGAAGGAGGAGCTGTTCACTTATATTTTGAAGCTGCGGTTGTCATTCTTACCCTGATTCTATTAGGACAATTATTGGAAGCAAAAGCAAGAAGTCAAACCAATTCTGCCATCAAGGAGCTTCTCAACCTGGTGCCACCTGAAGCAACGGTCATTAGAGATGGTGAGGAGTTGACGATTCCGTTAGAGCATGTGAAGCTAGATGACATCATTAAGATTAAACCAGGTGAAAAGATTCCGGTAGATGGAGAGATAACTGAAGGAAAAAGCAGCATCGATGAATCTATGATCACAGGTGAACCTGTTCCCGTTGAGAAATCGGAAGGAGATAATGTTATTGGAGGAACGATCAATGGTACCAGTTCTTTTCAAATGAAAGCTCAAAAGGTCGGTAGCGATACACTGCTTTCCCAGATCATCGAGATGGTCAATAAAGCCAGCCGAACGAAAGCGCCCATTCAAAATCTGGCTGACAAAGTGTCCAGCTATTTTGTGCCCATCGTTGTTTCGATTGCCATCATTGCTTTTGCCGTTTGGGCGATTTGGGGTCCTGATCCTAAGTTAGTTTATGCCTTTACCAGTGCAGTGACCGTGCTAATCATTGCCTGTCCATGTGCATTAGGACTAGCTACTCCCATGTCGATCATGGTTGGAACTGGAAAAGGTGCAAAGCAGGGGATTTTGGTAAAGGATGCCAGAGCCATCGAGGAAATGCACAAGGTGACCACATTGGTGATTGATAAAACCGGAACCATCACACAAGGGAGACCATCACTCCAGGACGTACAGTCCATTCACGAAAAATATAGTGCAGATGCCATCCTGAAAAATGCTGCTTCACTTGAATCGAGTAGTGAACATCCATTGGCACATGCCATTGTCGAGGGAGCTGAAAATAAAGGACTGAAACCTCAGAAGGTTGACGATTTTAACTCCATTACTGGTAAAGGCATTACAGGCAAAGTAGATGGGCTGCAAATAGCCATTGGCAACAAAAAGCTCCTTGAGGAATTTGATTTAACACTGGATCAGGAGCATGATGAAGATGTGAAGCAAAGACAACTTGAAGGACAAACGGTCATGTTCGTGGTGATTGATAAGGAAGTAGCCGGGTTCATCAGCGTTGCTGACCCCATCAAAGAATCATCAGCTGATGCTATTAAGCATTTGCAAGACCAAGGACTGGAAGTGATTATGCTCACTGGTGACAATAAGAATACAGCCAAAGCGGTTGCAGATAAGCTTGGATTAGATGGATATGTAGCAGATCTCTTACCGGAAAACAAATACGAAAAAGTAAAAGCGCTCCAGGAAGAAGGAAAAATTGTAGCTATGGCCGGTGATGGAATCAATGATGCCCCGGCACTTGCTCAAGCCAATGTCGGAATTGCCATGGGAACAGGTACGGATGTAGCTATTGAGAGCGCAAGTCTTACGTTGGTTAAAGGAGAGTTGGATGGGATCGTGAGAGCTCGTAAGTTGAGTACAGATGTGATGAGAAACATCAAGCAGAACCTGTTCTTTGCTTTCGTTTACAATATGCTAGGTGTACCAATAGCCGCAGGAGTGCTCTTTCCAGTATTTGGTCTTTTGTTGAGTCCGATGCTTGCCGCAGCGGCCATGAGTCTGAGCTCCGTTTCAGTAATAGGTAACAGTTTAAGATTAAGATAA
- a CDS encoding CusA/CzcA family heavy metal efflux RND transporter: MLDKIIQFSVKNKLIIGLLTLGLVIWGGYSLTRLPIDAVPDITNNQVQVITTSPSLAAEEVERLITFPIEITMATIPELDEIRSFSRFGLSVVTIVFKEDVDVYWARQQVSERLTDVQAQIPPGVGQPGMAPITTGLGEIYQYVVGTEPGYEDQYDARELRTIQDWIVRRQLLGTPGVADVSSFGGYLKQYEIAIDPDRLKAMNVSIADIFQALEENNENTGGAYIEKNLSAYFIRSEGLVSDMDDIRNMLIKNNANGIPVLINDVAKVQLGSAVRYGATTRNGEGEVVSAIVMMLKGENSAEVIENVKSRISEIRKTLPEGVTIEPFLDRTKLVNTAIGTVSKNLAEGALIVIFVLLLLLGNLRAGLIVASVIPLALIFAFGMMNLFGVSGNLMSLGAIDFGLIVDGAVIIVEATLHHLGLLKLGRKLTQQEMDKEVYQSASKIRNSAAFGEIIILIVYLPILALVGIEGKMFGPMAQTVSFAILGAFILSLTYVPMMSALVLSKKTEYKPNISDKIMAFFHRLYDPTIRWAMHKRPLMLAIALGLFGASLWVFSNMGGEFVPTLEEGDFAVETRVMSGSSLQNTINATTEAEKILLAQFPEVTQVVSKIGSGEIPTDPMPPEAADLMIILKNKSEWVSASNREDLANKMAEALEVIPGVTFGFQQPIQMRFNELMTGVRQDVAIKVYGEELEKLTEYATQIGRLSSGVEGAVDLYIEEVTGIPQIVINYKRGQLAKYGLSIRDVNRSVQAAFAGASAGLVYENERRFDLVVRLDKTNREDVESVRSLYIARKDGHQIPLYQVAEVEIQEGPYQIQRDDTRRRIIVAFNVRNRDVESVVDELRQKIDESVVFAPGYTVTYGGQFENLVEARERLAFAVPLALLLIFVLLYFTFGSIKQGILIFTAIPLSAIGGIFALWLRGMPFSISAGVGFIALFGVAVLNGIVLISEFNHLKKDGISDIFERIYKGTSVRLRPVIMTAAVASLGFLPMALSQSGGAEVQRPLATVVIGGLITATFLTLVVLPILYYYFERGIKVKPGAVAPLLVIGIFFLQFQEVKAQESPASFQSLGEAIQVAIQNNPTLKAADLQTQQERALKGASWNLSKTNFSLTHGQYNSIYNNDNQFNISQSIEFPTVYANQNKLAKARMEASEWRKNATQNELVKQVKAIWYILWFERSKRQLLLEQDSIYQRFVRAAGLRYQTGESNLLEKATAESQVAEIKAMLQQNQSDIEIYRTQLQTLLNLESPIDITVGNLKSRESSVLLDTQGIANNPTLAWFRQQMEVAEREKSVEKSRLLPDLTVGYFNQSLNGPNQDLDGNPVTFSSSDRFTGFQVGIAIPIFGAKSQGSVIKAGELKKQESEARLQAVTNELQGRLRSLIQQYQKFQTSLDYYEQNALPQAELILNQAQKGFENGEIGYVEYIQGLNRALTVRFNYLDILNQYNQTIIQIEFISGV; the protein is encoded by the coding sequence ATGTTAGATAAAATCATTCAATTTTCGGTCAAGAACAAACTGATCATTGGCCTACTCACGCTGGGCCTGGTCATTTGGGGAGGGTACTCGCTTACGAGGCTTCCCATTGATGCCGTACCGGATATTACCAATAACCAGGTGCAGGTCATCACCACTTCCCCCTCGCTGGCCGCTGAGGAGGTGGAGCGTTTAATCACTTTTCCCATCGAAATCACGATGGCCACCATCCCTGAGCTGGACGAGATCCGTTCATTCTCCCGCTTTGGGCTGTCGGTGGTGACCATCGTCTTTAAAGAAGACGTGGATGTGTATTGGGCCCGTCAGCAGGTAAGCGAACGCCTGACTGATGTACAAGCTCAAATCCCACCAGGAGTAGGTCAGCCGGGCATGGCTCCCATCACTACCGGACTTGGAGAAATCTACCAATATGTAGTGGGAACAGAGCCGGGATATGAAGATCAGTATGATGCCCGTGAACTTCGTACGATCCAGGACTGGATTGTGCGAAGGCAGTTGCTAGGTACTCCAGGGGTGGCGGATGTAAGCAGCTTTGGAGGCTACCTTAAGCAATATGAGATTGCCATAGACCCCGACAGGCTCAAGGCCATGAACGTCTCCATTGCCGACATTTTCCAGGCACTGGAAGAAAACAACGAGAATACCGGAGGGGCATACATCGAGAAAAACCTCAGCGCCTATTTCATCCGAAGCGAAGGACTGGTGAGCGACATGGACGACATCCGCAACATGCTCATCAAAAATAATGCGAATGGCATCCCTGTACTGATCAATGACGTAGCAAAGGTACAGCTGGGCAGTGCCGTTCGGTATGGTGCCACCACTCGAAACGGAGAAGGAGAAGTGGTCAGCGCCATTGTGATGATGCTGAAAGGAGAAAACTCCGCAGAGGTTATTGAGAATGTAAAAAGCCGAATTTCCGAAATACGTAAGACATTGCCTGAGGGAGTTACCATTGAGCCTTTTCTGGACCGTACAAAATTGGTAAATACGGCCATCGGTACAGTGAGCAAAAACCTCGCTGAAGGAGCCTTGATTGTGATATTCGTTTTGTTGCTTCTGTTGGGAAATCTCCGGGCAGGTTTGATCGTAGCATCGGTAATCCCTCTTGCGCTCATTTTTGCCTTTGGCATGATGAACCTCTTTGGTGTGTCGGGCAACCTGATGAGTTTGGGGGCTATTGATTTTGGGTTGATTGTGGACGGAGCGGTGATCATTGTGGAGGCTACTTTGCACCACCTGGGTTTACTGAAACTTGGAAGGAAGCTGACCCAGCAGGAAATGGACAAAGAGGTTTATCAGTCGGCCAGCAAAATTAGGAATTCGGCCGCATTCGGGGAGATCATTATTCTCATCGTGTACCTGCCCATCCTTGCTTTGGTGGGAATAGAAGGTAAAATGTTTGGCCCTATGGCACAGACGGTGAGCTTTGCTATACTCGGTGCTTTTATCCTTTCGCTTACTTATGTACCCATGATGTCCGCTCTTGTGCTAAGTAAAAAGACCGAATACAAACCCAATATTTCAGACAAGATCATGGCTTTCTTTCACAGGCTGTACGACCCGACAATCCGTTGGGCGATGCACAAACGACCTTTGATGTTAGCCATAGCACTTGGATTATTTGGAGCATCGCTCTGGGTATTTTCCAATATGGGCGGTGAATTTGTACCTACCCTGGAAGAGGGCGACTTTGCCGTGGAGACCCGTGTCATGAGTGGGAGTTCGTTGCAAAATACCATCAATGCCACCACAGAAGCGGAGAAAATATTACTGGCTCAATTCCCCGAAGTTACACAAGTAGTTTCCAAAATTGGATCAGGTGAGATCCCCACCGACCCAATGCCACCGGAGGCGGCTGACTTGATGATTATCCTGAAAAACAAATCTGAATGGGTATCTGCATCCAACAGGGAAGACCTGGCCAATAAAATGGCGGAGGCGCTTGAAGTTATTCCGGGAGTAACTTTTGGTTTCCAGCAACCCATCCAGATGCGGTTTAACGAGCTCATGACAGGGGTTCGTCAGGATGTGGCTATTAAAGTCTATGGAGAGGAGCTGGAAAAGCTCACGGAATACGCTACACAGATAGGCCGCCTTTCTTCAGGGGTAGAGGGAGCGGTAGACCTGTACATCGAGGAGGTGACAGGTATCCCTCAGATTGTCATCAATTACAAAAGGGGCCAGCTGGCCAAATACGGGCTCAGTATCCGGGATGTAAACCGCTCGGTACAGGCCGCCTTTGCCGGAGCTTCTGCGGGGCTCGTGTATGAAAACGAGAGACGCTTTGATCTGGTGGTCAGATTGGATAAGACCAACCGGGAGGATGTAGAGTCCGTTCGGAGCCTTTACATCGCCCGTAAAGATGGGCACCAGATACCGCTCTACCAGGTGGCCGAAGTGGAAATCCAGGAAGGCCCTTACCAAATTCAGCGGGATGATACCAGGAGACGGATCATAGTAGCTTTCAACGTTCGTAATCGTGACGTGGAAAGTGTGGTGGACGAACTTCGGCAGAAAATTGACGAATCAGTGGTGTTTGCGCCGGGTTACACGGTCACCTACGGAGGCCAGTTTGAAAATCTGGTGGAAGCCCGTGAACGACTCGCTTTTGCCGTTCCGTTGGCCCTTCTATTGATATTTGTATTGCTCTATTTCACCTTCGGTTCCATTAAGCAGGGCATCCTCATTTTTACGGCCATCCCCCTTTCAGCTATTGGCGGCATCTTCGCTTTATGGCTCAGGGGTATGCCTTTCAGTATTTCGGCAGGTGTTGGCTTCATTGCACTGTTTGGAGTAGCAGTCTTGAATGGGATAGTACTCATCAGCGAGTTCAATCACCTGAAAAAAGACGGCATCTCCGATATTTTTGAGCGGATTTACAAAGGCACAAGTGTACGTCTGCGTCCAGTAATCATGACGGCTGCCGTAGCTTCTTTGGGTTTTCTACCCATGGCGCTTTCTCAATCAGGTGGAGCTGAAGTACAGCGTCCACTGGCCACCGTGGTGATTGGTGGGTTGATCACCGCTACTTTCCTGACACTGGTTGTGTTGCCCATCCTTTACTACTATTTTGAAAGAGGGATAAAAGTAAAGCCCGGAGCAGTTGCACCGCTATTGGTTATCGGTATCTTTTTCCTCCAGTTTCAAGAAGTAAAGGCACAGGAATCACCTGCTTCCTTTCAGTCCCTGGGCGAGGCGATACAAGTGGCGATCCAAAACAATCCGACCTTGAAGGCAGCAGACCTGCAAACCCAACAGGAACGAGCATTAAAAGGTGCCAGTTGGAATTTGTCCAAAACCAATTTCAGCCTTACACACGGGCAGTACAACAGCATTTACAACAATGACAATCAGTTCAATATCTCTCAATCCATCGAATTCCCTACGGTTTATGCCAATCAAAACAAGCTGGCCAAAGCGAGGATGGAAGCAAGCGAATGGCGGAAAAACGCCACGCAAAACGAACTGGTGAAGCAGGTAAAAGCTATCTGGTATATCCTTTGGTTTGAAAGAAGCAAAAGACAGTTATTACTGGAGCAGGACAGCATTTACCAGCGATTCGTACGAGCAGCAGGCCTTCGTTATCAAACCGGGGAAAGCAACTTGCTGGAAAAAGCAACAGCAGAGTCGCAGGTGGCTGAAATAAAAGCCATGTTGCAGCAAAACCAGTCCGATATTGAAATCTATCGGACCCAGCTACAAACCTTGCTCAACCTGGAAAGCCCGATAGATATCACAGTGGGCAACCTTAAATCAAGAGAAAGCAGTGTATTACTGGATACGCAAGGCATTGCGAATAACCCAACACTTGCCTGGTTCCGCCAACAAATGGAGGTAGCTGAAAGAGAAAAGTCGGTAGAGAAATCACGGCTGCTACCCGACCTGACAGTGGGGTACTTCAATCAGTCGCTGAACGGCCCTAATCAAGACCTGGACGGCAACCCGGTCACTTTCAGCTCCAGCGACCGATTTACCGGTTTCCAGGTAGGTATAGCTATCCCCATTTTTGGTGCCAAGTCACAAGGATCGGTCATCAAGGCTGGCGAACTGAAAAAGCAGGAAAGCGAAGCAAGGCTACAAGCGGTGACCAACGAACTGCAAGGCAGGTTAAGGTCTCTCATCCAGCAGTACCAAAAATTTCAAACCAGTCTCGATTATTATGAGCAAAATGCCTTACCGCAGGCTGAACTTATTCTCAATCAGGCTCAGAAAGGATTTGAAAACGGGGAAATTGGCTATGTGGAATACATCCAGGGGCTTAACCGGGCATTGACAGTTCGGTTCAATTACCTGGACATTCTCAACCAATACAACCAGACCATTATCCAGATAGAGTTTATCTCAGGCGTTTAA
- a CDS encoding efflux RND transporter periplasmic adaptor subunit, translated as MKNTFKYINRISMVFILGLTIASCGSKTEEVAEEHHEESENTVELTEAQYEQAAIQVGAIERKVIGSELRVNGVIDVPPQSNISINMPYGGFVKYTEMLPGSKVKKGQLLVVIENPEFIQFQQDYLEGLANQEFLKAEYDRQKELFDEKVASGKTFQQAKSDYLANEARIKSMEERLKIIGFNPAKIREGTVSSSVNIYAPVNGSVREVYTNVGKYINPQDVIMDITNAEDLHVELTVYENDIPRVREGQRIRFALVNSPNDWREAKVFLVGSGVREDRSVTVHGHLKKMHEDLKPGMYVAARIETDSNDVLAAPEASIVRFGGKQYVFSYAGKKSENGEIVHDFEMLEVIKGYTEDGYTQISLADTAKDLSTIQLVTKGAFTLLAKAKNTEEEGHGH; from the coding sequence ATGAAAAATACTTTCAAATACATCAACAGAATCTCAATGGTTTTTATACTGGGATTGACTATTGCCTCCTGTGGCTCAAAAACTGAAGAAGTTGCTGAAGAACATCACGAAGAAAGTGAGAATACGGTAGAACTCACAGAGGCACAGTACGAACAGGCGGCCATACAGGTTGGAGCTATCGAGAGAAAGGTCATTGGTTCAGAATTACGGGTAAACGGGGTGATTGACGTACCTCCACAAAGCAATATTTCAATCAATATGCCTTATGGGGGTTTTGTGAAATATACAGAAATGCTCCCAGGGAGCAAAGTAAAAAAGGGCCAGCTTCTGGTCGTGATTGAAAACCCTGAGTTCATCCAGTTTCAACAGGATTATCTCGAGGGCCTGGCCAACCAGGAGTTTCTAAAAGCAGAATATGATCGGCAGAAGGAGTTGTTTGATGAAAAAGTAGCCTCCGGCAAAACCTTTCAACAGGCGAAAAGTGACTACCTGGCCAATGAAGCCCGAATTAAAAGTATGGAGGAGCGTTTGAAAATTATCGGTTTCAACCCAGCAAAAATACGTGAAGGTACCGTTTCATCTTCTGTCAATATTTATGCCCCGGTAAACGGTTCAGTTCGAGAGGTGTACACCAATGTAGGCAAGTACATCAATCCACAGGATGTGATCATGGACATCACCAATGCCGAAGATCTGCATGTGGAACTGACGGTATATGAAAACGACATCCCACGGGTAAGGGAAGGCCAGCGTATCCGCTTTGCCCTGGTCAACTCTCCGAACGATTGGCGGGAAGCTAAGGTGTTCCTTGTGGGCAGTGGAGTAAGGGAAGACCGCTCGGTAACCGTACATGGACATTTAAAAAAGATGCATGAAGACCTGAAGCCGGGCATGTATGTAGCTGCCAGGATCGAAACCGACAGTAATGATGTGCTAGCTGCTCCGGAAGCCTCCATTGTGCGGTTTGGTGGCAAGCAGTACGTTTTTTCATATGCGGGTAAGAAATCAGAGAACGGTGAAATCGTACACGATTTTGAAATGCTGGAAGTCATCAAGGGATATACCGAAGACGGCTATACGCAGATTTCGTTGGCCGATACAGCGAAGGACTTGAGTACCATTCAACTTGTCACCAAAGGTGCCTTCACCTTGTTGGCTAAAGCCAAAAATACCGAAGAAGAAGGACATGGGCATTAA